In the genome of Gloeotrichia echinulata CP02, one region contains:
- a CDS encoding DUF29 domain-containing protein: MSKATLYDQDFLLWTQQQAESLKKGRWAELDVEHLVEELEALGRSEQKEIGSYLQVLLMHLLKCQYQPERKTKSWLNTILNCRDKIQDCLEDTPSLQRFIEDWEWIQKYYLRARRDAAKETEKPVETFPSECPFTIQQVLDSDSIQFS; this comes from the coding sequence ATGAGTAAAGCAACGCTCTACGATCAGGACTTTCTGCTGTGGACGCAGCAACAAGCTGAGAGCCTGAAAAAAGGACGCTGGGCTGAATTAGATGTGGAACATTTGGTAGAGGAACTAGAAGCTTTGGGACGAAGTGAACAAAAGGAAATTGGCAGTTACTTGCAGGTGCTTTTAATGCACTTACTAAAATGCCAGTATCAACCAGAGCGCAAAACCAAAAGTTGGCTAAATACAATCTTAAACTGTCGAGATAAAATTCAAGATTGCTTGGAAGATACTCCCAGTTTGCAACGTTTTATTGAAGACTGGGAGTGGATACAAAAATATTATCTACGTGCCCGTCGAGATGCAGCTAAGGAGACTGAAAAACCAGTAGAAACTTTTCCGAGTGAGTGTCCTTTTACTATTCAACAGGTTCTTGATTCTGACTCAATACAGTTCAGTTAA
- a CDS encoding helix-turn-helix domain-containing protein has protein sequence MSYYQSKPETKEPSYLGGNFLTRFQRKILQKSLQEDLPESYSQRIEIMLLADEGRTQTEICQILGCCPATARHWTHIARSGMAHQWEDCPIGRPKAVNEQYLDRLKELVSHSPRDYGYSFGRWTTNWLQKHLTKEFGVEVSDRHLKRLLKQMGLSTRPKPSNVEDNANESKQGGKILIADLKSANISDNTEFLPINFVKLDKDLDIHGATSIQSIGYPGTVEQYFGVFSDPSRIPALSQSS, from the coding sequence ATGTCCTACTATCAATCAAAACCTGAGACCAAAGAGCCAAGCTATTTAGGAGGTAACTTTTTAACAAGATTTCAGCGTAAAATACTGCAAAAAAGTTTACAAGAGGATTTACCCGAATCTTACAGCCAGCGGATTGAAATCATGTTGTTAGCAGATGAGGGAAGAACTCAAACCGAAATTTGTCAAATATTGGGCTGTTGTCCAGCCACAGCACGACATTGGACCCACATAGCCCGCTCTGGGATGGCGCACCAATGGGAAGATTGTCCAATTGGTCGCCCTAAAGCGGTGAATGAACAATATTTAGACCGTTTGAAAGAACTGGTCAGCCATAGTCCCCGTGATTATGGTTATTCTTTTGGACGCTGGACAACGAACTGGCTTCAGAAACATCTGACAAAAGAATTTGGGGTCGAGGTGAGCGATCGCCATCTCAAACGTCTGCTCAAACAGATGGGATTGTCCACGCGACCAAAACCCAGCAATGTGGAAGACAACGCGAATGAGAGCAAGCAAGGTGGCAAAATCTTGATTGCAGACCTCAAATCTGCAAATATTTCGGATAATACCGAATTTTTGCCGATCAACTTTGTCAAATTAGATAAAGATTTAGACATTCATGGTGCAACATCTATCCAATCCATTGGTTACCCTGGAACAGTTGAGCAATACTTTGGGGTATTCTCTGACCCCAGCAGAATTCCAGCACTATCTCAATCAAGTTAA
- a CDS encoding phospholipid carrier-dependent glycosyltransferase: MSKKLSTNSVLWFRIGMAGIFLLSLALRFWGLERFNTLVFDEVYFATFGNNYLTHTPFFNAHPPLSQYIIGIGIWISSHFPFWQEPVNGLTGSLRSPWSYRWLNALTGSFIPLVVAGVAYQLSHRRSFALLAGFFTACDGIFLVESRYALNNIYIVIFGLLGQWFLLLALDNQKHRRSLWLILAGISFGASAGTKWNGLWFLLGAYLIWITAWGIHCLHFLPYWRSFLSKKRDAINQIFTPQPSSVPVETPLQNLTQLNVFQMLFYLGIIPASVYSLIWIPHLQLDTRFDFIKVHQEILYFHLHMGGNSPNVHPYCAAWYKWPLLTRPMAYYYQTAQSFSDPLPVLGPNLPANAGKVIYDVHAMGNPFLWWFGVAAMLFLVGMLLSQVVIPWIKQKHFSVPATPNVDTWIALFLVLNYAANLLPWVKVTRCVFIYHYMCAVVFVFLAIAWFVDQCLRSYYRSLRAVGITITFLIIAAFIFWMPIYLGLPLSSHDYKLRMWFNSWI; the protein is encoded by the coding sequence ATGAGTAAAAAATTGAGTACAAATTCTGTTCTTTGGTTCCGAATTGGGATGGCGGGTATATTTCTTCTATCCCTAGCCTTGCGCTTTTGGGGACTGGAGCGATTTAATACCCTGGTCTTTGATGAAGTTTACTTCGCGACATTTGGCAATAATTATCTCACCCATACGCCATTTTTTAATGCTCATCCACCCCTGAGTCAATATATTATTGGTATTGGGATTTGGATTAGCAGTCATTTTCCCTTTTGGCAAGAACCTGTAAATGGGCTGACTGGTTCATTGCGATCGCCTTGGAGTTATCGTTGGTTAAATGCTCTCACTGGCTCATTTATTCCCTTAGTTGTTGCTGGTGTTGCTTATCAGTTGAGTCATCGCCGGAGCTTTGCTTTACTTGCTGGTTTCTTTACAGCTTGTGATGGCATATTTTTGGTTGAGTCTCGCTATGCGCTGAATAATATTTATATTGTCATCTTTGGTTTGTTGGGGCAATGGTTTTTATTATTAGCATTAGACAACCAAAAACACAGGCGTTCGTTATGGTTAATTTTGGCGGGAATTAGTTTTGGTGCGTCAGCCGGTACTAAATGGAATGGTTTATGGTTTTTGTTGGGTGCTTATTTGATTTGGATAACAGCTTGGGGAATTCATTGCTTACATTTTTTGCCATACTGGCGAAGCTTTTTATCTAAAAAGCGCGATGCAATCAATCAAATTTTCACTCCACAACCCTCATCAGTTCCAGTTGAGACACCGCTACAAAATCTGACTCAGCTAAATGTTTTCCAGATGCTATTTTATTTAGGAATTATCCCAGCTTCGGTCTACAGCCTCATCTGGATTCCCCACCTACAGCTAGATACAAGATTTGATTTTATCAAGGTACATCAAGAAATTTTGTATTTTCACCTGCACATGGGTGGAAATAGTCCTAATGTACATCCTTACTGTGCCGCATGGTACAAATGGCCATTGTTGACGCGACCAATGGCTTATTATTATCAAACGGCGCAGAGTTTCAGTGATCCATTACCTGTACTAGGTCCAAATTTACCTGCAAATGCGGGAAAAGTTATTTATGATGTCCATGCAATGGGTAATCCATTTTTGTGGTGGTTTGGTGTCGCTGCTATGTTGTTTTTAGTCGGGATGCTATTATCACAAGTCGTCATTCCTTGGATTAAACAAAAGCATTTTTCAGTACCAGCGACACCGAATGTTGATACTTGGATTGCTTTGTTTTTGGTATTAAATTATGCAGCTAACTTATTACCTTGGGTAAAGGTGACAAGGTGCGTTTTTATTTACCACTATATGTGTGCGGTGGTATTTGTATTTTTAGCGATCGCCTGGTTTGTAGACCAGTGTCTTCGCAGTTATTATCGCAGTCTACGTGCAGTCGGTATCACGATTACTTTTCTCATCATCGCTGCTTTCATTTTCTGGATGCCGATTTATTTGGGTTTACCTCTCTCCAGTCACGATTATAAACTGCGAATGTGGTTTAATTCTTGGATTTGA
- a CDS encoding peptidase domain-containing ABC transporter, whose translation MVQHLSNPLVTLEQLSNTLGYSLTPAEFQHYLNQVKFITPKVGKFWQGTEVEPGIYIVIAGKVRLLDAAGELIATLEDGASFGEFTLFPDAEFQPYAARASVNLHLCFVPGEVLLPLMAKYPPIREHLWGEAFSRNSGVVDSEPPPVSAEKIVNHNAEILSISASDPHQKKISKAYFPNPTQRVGHLWQKVLRRYPFFAQQSGSDCGAACLVMVSRYWGKRFSVNRLRDIANVDRNGASLRGLLTAAESLGFATRPVKASLKQLAKQKLPAIAHWEGKHYIVVYEITPKYVIVADPAIGQRTLSHAEFEADWTGYTLLLQPTAMLKDTKETSTPFWQFFELMKPHSLVMVEVLIASIFIQIFGLITPLFTQLILDRVVVQRSELTLTAVGIGLLMFNLFRVAMTGLRQYLLDHTANRIDLALIVGFIRHTLRLPLNFFESRYVGDIISRVQENRKIQRFLSGEALSILLDLLTVFIYVGLMFWYSWKMALLVLVIIPPFALLALIATPFLQRISREIFNAVAKESSYLIEALTGVRTVKATAVEQTVRWHWEELLNKEIKTNFSGQVISNRLQIFSNTIQAIVTSVLLWFGAYLVIHDQLTIGQLVAFNLLLGNIITPFQRLTVLWNQVQEVLIAVERINDVLDAEPEEDLHQQPRQNLPQLQGNIRFDNVTFRYHPESDINILENLSFEVKSGQMVALVGRSGSGKTTISKLVLGLYPATDGKVLIDGQYLTSLSLRSFRQQVGVVDQDTFLFGGTIRDNISLGHPGAPLTEVIEAAKLAGADEFITKLPMGYETQIGEGGGLLSGGQRQRIAIARALLGNPQLLILDEATSHLDTESERIIQRNFNTILKGRSTLVIAHRLSTVRNADLILVLDKGVLIESGTHTELMAKKGHYYYLNQQQLDVTG comes from the coding sequence ATGGTGCAACATCTATCCAATCCATTGGTTACCCTGGAACAGTTGAGCAATACTTTGGGGTATTCTCTGACCCCAGCAGAATTCCAGCACTATCTCAATCAAGTTAAATTTATCACCCCAAAAGTCGGCAAATTCTGGCAAGGGACGGAAGTTGAACCAGGTATTTATATAGTCATCGCTGGCAAGGTAAGATTGCTAGATGCTGCTGGTGAGTTAATTGCCACACTCGAGGACGGCGCTTCATTTGGAGAATTTACCTTGTTCCCAGATGCAGAGTTCCAGCCTTATGCTGCCAGGGCTTCAGTAAATTTACATCTCTGCTTTGTGCCCGGTGAGGTGTTATTGCCCCTGATGGCTAAGTATCCCCCAATTCGCGAGCATTTGTGGGGTGAAGCCTTCTCCCGTAATTCCGGAGTCGTGGACTCCGAGCCGCCCCCTGTAAGCGCAGAAAAAATCGTAAATCATAATGCAGAGATTTTGTCAATATCTGCGTCCGATCCGCACCAAAAAAAGATTAGTAAAGCCTATTTTCCCAACCCCACGCAGCGAGTTGGGCATTTATGGCAGAAAGTGCTGCGGCGCTATCCGTTTTTTGCCCAACAGAGTGGTTCAGACTGTGGTGCAGCTTGTTTGGTGATGGTGTCTCGCTATTGGGGGAAACGCTTTAGTGTCAACCGTTTGCGGGATATCGCCAATGTAGACCGCAATGGTGCATCCTTGCGGGGGTTATTGACAGCGGCTGAAAGTCTTGGTTTTGCCACAAGACCTGTGAAAGCTAGTCTAAAGCAATTGGCGAAGCAAAAGTTACCTGCCATTGCCCACTGGGAAGGCAAACATTACATCGTTGTCTACGAAATTACCCCTAAATACGTTATCGTCGCCGACCCCGCCATAGGTCAACGCACCCTCAGCCACGCCGAATTTGAAGCCGACTGGACTGGTTATACACTGCTGCTGCAACCAACAGCCATGCTGAAGGATACCAAAGAGACTTCCACACCTTTTTGGCAATTCTTTGAGTTGATGAAGCCGCATTCTTTGGTGATGGTAGAGGTGTTAATTGCTTCCATCTTTATCCAGATATTTGGACTGATTACCCCCCTATTTACCCAGTTAATTTTAGACCGCGTTGTCGTGCAGCGATCAGAACTGACGTTAACAGCAGTCGGGATAGGGTTACTGATGTTTAATCTGTTTCGCGTGGCGATGACAGGGTTACGTCAATATCTGCTAGACCACACAGCCAATCGGATAGACTTAGCACTGATTGTGGGATTTATCCGCCATACTTTGCGGCTACCCTTGAATTTCTTCGAGTCACGTTATGTGGGAGATATTATCTCTCGCGTTCAGGAAAACCGCAAAATTCAACGCTTCCTTTCTGGCGAAGCATTATCAATCCTCCTAGATTTACTTACAGTTTTTATCTATGTAGGATTAATGTTTTGGTACAGTTGGAAAATGGCTTTATTGGTGTTGGTAATTATCCCGCCGTTTGCTTTATTAGCCTTAATAGCCACACCTTTTTTACAAAGAATTTCCCGCGAAATATTTAACGCTGTTGCCAAGGAGAGTAGTTACTTAATTGAAGCCTTAACTGGTGTGCGAACAGTCAAAGCTACGGCGGTAGAACAAACAGTACGTTGGCACTGGGAAGAGTTATTAAATAAAGAGATAAAAACCAACTTTTCTGGACAAGTCATCAGCAACCGCCTGCAAATTTTTAGTAACACAATTCAAGCCATAGTCACTAGCGTCTTGCTGTGGTTTGGGGCTTATTTAGTAATTCACGACCAGCTAACTATTGGGCAATTAGTAGCATTTAATCTGCTGCTAGGGAATATTATTACCCCCTTCCAACGTTTAACAGTGTTGTGGAATCAAGTGCAGGAAGTGCTGATTGCAGTAGAACGCATTAATGATGTATTAGATGCCGAACCAGAAGAAGATTTACACCAGCAACCCCGGCAAAACTTACCCCAACTTCAAGGTAACATTCGCTTTGATAATGTCACATTTCGCTATCACCCAGAAAGCGATATCAATATTTTAGAAAATCTCAGTTTTGAAGTGAAATCAGGACAAATGGTAGCGTTAGTGGGACGTAGTGGTTCAGGAAAAACAACCATTTCTAAATTAGTTTTGGGGTTGTATCCTGCTACCGATGGTAAAGTATTAATTGACGGACAATATCTTACTAGTCTTTCCTTACGGTCCTTTCGTCAACAGGTTGGGGTAGTTGACCAAGATACCTTTTTATTTGGTGGTACAATTCGGGATAATATTAGCTTAGGACATCCCGGTGCGCCATTAACAGAGGTAATTGAAGCCGCAAAACTCGCCGGTGCTGATGAATTTATTACAAAATTACCAATGGGGTATGAAACTCAAATTGGTGAAGGTGGTGGATTATTATCTGGTGGACAAAGACAGCGCATAGCTATTGCTAGAGCTTTATTAGGAAATCCCCAATTGTTGATTTTAGATGAGGCAACTTCCCATCTAGATACAGAATCAGAAAGGATTATTCAGAGGAATTTTAACACAATTCTCAAAGGCAGAAGCACTTTAGTAATCGCCCATCGCCTTTCCACAGTGCGGAATGCTGATTTGATTTTGGTATTAGATAAAGGTGTGTTAATTGAGAGCGGAACCCATACAGAATTAATGGCAAAAAAAGGACATTATTACTATCTCAATCAACAGCAATTAGATGTCACTGGTTGA